The Leadbettera azotonutricia ZAS-9 genome has a window encoding:
- a CDS encoding UPF0164 family protein, with translation MKKAPLVLCIIIFLMLSGIPARALDFGSGSYGSISDYLNSIYGPDENAGLTAFPVLNVPMGGRSEGMAGAFSAVSDDISFIEYNPAGSSMLSSTELALFHNNWIADTKVEGAVFASRFGDLGFAAAGKWLYTPFTEYNIYGDRVSKGYYSEAVAALNISYNFFSGYYFSGLSVGANIKGAFRIVPDFTDADDLGNGTGSLISGSGRSQSTAMAMADIGILTRFDLLKPYSSREKNMSAALVVRNLGPPAMDDPLPTTATVAIAYKPLRPLLISFDFSVPLNMQDISLSERPYWAAGFAASITDFLSMRMGLMGKAGSVRITVGSAVEFEKISLDVNYTLDLLTQMQPLNRVSLGVRFNLGDGGRKERAAKVDELYIAGLDAYSKGDYPAARSYWEDVLAIDPKFDPAREGVSIIAHAENVQQRINDMQTLDY, from the coding sequence ATGAAGAAAGCCCCCCTTGTCCTTTGTATCATTATTTTCCTCATGTTGTCAGGTATCCCTGCAAGGGCTTTGGATTTCGGTTCCGGCTCCTATGGCTCCATTTCCGATTACCTCAATTCCATCTACGGGCCCGACGAAAACGCCGGCCTCACTGCCTTTCCGGTGCTGAATGTGCCCATGGGCGGCCGCTCGGAAGGCATGGCAGGGGCGTTTTCGGCAGTATCCGACGATATTTCGTTTATCGAATACAACCCTGCGGGCTCGTCCATGCTTTCCAGTACCGAACTAGCCCTTTTTCACAACAACTGGATAGCCGATACCAAGGTTGAAGGGGCGGTTTTCGCCTCAAGGTTTGGAGATCTGGGTTTTGCGGCAGCAGGAAAATGGCTCTATACCCCTTTTACAGAGTATAATATCTATGGCGACAGGGTTTCCAAGGGCTATTATTCCGAAGCCGTGGCAGCCCTCAACATTTCGTACAACTTTTTTTCCGGCTATTATTTTTCCGGCCTCTCGGTGGGGGCCAATATCAAGGGCGCTTTCAGGATAGTTCCCGATTTTACCGACGCAGACGATTTGGGGAACGGCACAGGAAGCCTCATTTCCGGCTCCGGCAGATCCCAGTCGACAGCAATGGCCATGGCGGACATAGGCATCCTTACCCGCTTTGATCTCCTAAAACCCTATAGCTCCCGGGAAAAAAACATGTCCGCCGCCCTGGTTGTCCGCAATCTGGGGCCGCCTGCCATGGACGACCCCCTGCCCACCACGGCTACCGTGGCTATTGCCTATAAACCTTTAAGGCCATTGCTCATCTCTTTTGATTTCTCTGTGCCCCTCAATATGCAAGACATAAGCCTGTCTGAAAGACCCTACTGGGCTGCTGGTTTTGCCGCATCCATTACCGACTTCCTCTCCATGAGGATGGGGCTTATGGGCAAGGCCGGCAGCGTGCGCATCACCGTTGGAAGCGCCGTAGAATTTGAAAAAATCTCCCTGGACGTAAATTACACCCTGGATCTCCTGACCCAGATGCAGCCTTTGAACCGGGTAAGCCTGGGGGTGCGCTTCAACCTTGGGGACGGGGGCAGGAAGGAAAGAGCCGCCAAAGTGGACGAGCTTTACATCGCGGGCCTGGACGCCTATTCCAAAGGGGACTACCCGGCAGCCCGCAGCTATTGGGAAGATGTCCTCGCTATTGATCCTAAATTCGACCCTGCCCGGGAAGGGGTCAGCATTATCGCCCATGCGGAGAATGTGCAGCAGAGAATAAACGATATGCAGACTTTGGATTATTGA
- a CDS encoding SpoIIE family protein phosphatase codes for MMTKQLKLSAFVFALFFLFQGMLFGQTSFFWEQPEVFSGPRGSFPVSASTGDLGILVWQETDRRAVSGANGSGDGAISIALAVKKPGASWENKGIIGGPYLYSGTEPSIISAVIDKQNRILIAAAASAAETEILISGDEGQSFEKYRIDSGTESSVAPRIAVRSDGGYLLFVTRGSDSSLSLYYALSDNGRVWSAFRPFVTDNAMQLNFLPSHASYGGREYVIFQSFTGSSETIPTFQLFLKMSSDNGRTWGPSQRFTSFRDAYMYTSATADNFDNQRPQLTVQNDSLFLVWERRYRTGSPQVYAARIRADGSLIGAPERINTNDAYCNNPVAFTYGGDTKVIWFDNRRGGNRIYLAQREGLNWINTDLSGSVGGDASFGRSVVDSDGLFIFWQTTTAQGSARIYSLLPDTSVNPVRITAGNFTPGRRTRGERARFSWNVPVDSSGISGFAYAWSKDEDVVPNKNIMVYNTRDSAATSAETVADDDGSWYFTIIAQDYAGNWSPPSRIEYIRDTIPPPAAAIIQPDLDENGFLLSNTFTLNWNVPPASDIAGYTWDLQYLGSSAQFSSMDNGIFQAAASELYPGSRAAAPRVQGTGTSVSYTNQDDGVWLFTVRAIDEVGNVGPHSSIYFRTDKYVPHTYITWVDASQDEQGILDLRIMGRGFADGGSVIRVFLDKDGQEPYDREFYLRNDDYRIASDREINGLRIEDIEEGNYRVGVEHPVRGLYITGPMVAINETGTVKFGDYGSIWQPSWLLRHARRFIFDTAWFVVIAILVLCGLGILVVIRGIGNVVAESAVIRLDAAALITGDFMPSEKKKRLARIKRRGIGLRFKMASFTVALVMLVVVMVSAPLYVMMTRTQRDTLLQGLWDRSTVLLEGLATNTRAYLPMGNILELGFLPAQMSAIPEARYVTITGYNPDTTIFDDAVWATNDTDILAKVDTVEFQPGVSRITDEITPRLQGIADELNDQARSAVGDLSATIASFNQEARSIATNLDAASQQRLEDIQVTTRSLEAQLTERLSEIGRQIRSEPEFSTDNFTADKSRVYVFFKPVMYRQGTEDTYFRGLIRLEVSIDSILEDIAEGQQDLLRIIIVVALAAIAIGAVGALVLSTLIIHPIRRLVSHVEVIRDTEDKADLEGVDIHIKTHDEIAVLGNTINDMTHGLVKAAAAASDLSIGKEIQKKFIPLDLDKEGNKLSTGYKKSENAHFFGYYEGAKGVSGDYFDYQDLDGRYYAVIKCDVAGKGIPAALIMIQVATMFLNYFKQWKPTEKGMHIEDVVYQINEFIETLAFKGRFAAFTLCLFDSQTGKVRFCNAGDNIIHLFDASEGCMKTLTLPETPATGVLPNFMVESKGGYSVQTMTLDHGDILLLYTDGIEEAKRKFRNSAFEDIICTEGGAPNDTPHENHVVGQGDEEMGPDRVLAIINAVMNKGTYTLHKWHNPEGDATDLNFDFTSCDGKVEEVIMAMVSVEKMFRCYKDPKATADNRVLVDKKIDDFLKEHFLQYRSYCSFTRENPGNDAYMYYTNVKEDDQYDDLTILGIKRK; via the coding sequence ATGATGACAAAACAGCTAAAATTATCAGCCTTCGTATTTGCCCTCTTTTTTCTCTTTCAGGGCATGCTGTTTGGACAGACCAGTTTTTTCTGGGAACAGCCTGAAGTTTTTTCCGGACCCCGGGGGAGCTTTCCCGTCTCCGCTTCTACAGGCGATTTGGGCATATTGGTATGGCAGGAGACGGACAGGAGAGCTGTATCCGGCGCCAACGGTTCAGGAGACGGCGCCATCAGTATTGCCCTGGCAGTCAAGAAGCCCGGCGCTTCCTGGGAAAACAAAGGCATCATTGGGGGTCCTTATCTATATTCCGGTACGGAGCCTTCAATAATCAGCGCGGTCATAGATAAACAGAACCGCATACTCATTGCCGCCGCAGCTTCGGCGGCGGAGACGGAGATCCTCATCTCGGGCGACGAGGGCCAAAGCTTCGAAAAGTACCGGATAGATTCGGGTACAGAATCGTCGGTGGCGCCCCGGATCGCGGTACGTTCCGACGGCGGCTATCTGCTCTTTGTAACCAGGGGCAGCGACAGTTCCCTTTCGCTTTATTATGCCCTGTCGGACAACGGCCGTGTCTGGTCTGCTTTCAGGCCCTTTGTTACTGATAACGCGATGCAGCTCAATTTCCTCCCCTCTCATGCTTCTTACGGGGGCAGGGAATATGTGATCTTCCAGTCATTTACCGGCAGTTCCGAAACCATCCCAACCTTCCAGCTCTTTCTGAAAATGTCGAGCGATAACGGCCGGACCTGGGGGCCTTCGCAGCGTTTCACTTCTTTCAGGGACGCCTATATGTACACCAGCGCCACTGCTGATAATTTTGATAATCAGCGTCCCCAGCTTACCGTGCAGAACGATTCCCTCTTTCTGGTTTGGGAGCGGCGCTACCGTACAGGCTCTCCCCAAGTTTATGCCGCCCGGATACGGGCCGACGGCAGCCTTATAGGCGCTCCCGAGCGTATCAATACCAATGATGCCTATTGCAATAACCCTGTTGCATTTACCTATGGCGGCGATACCAAAGTAATCTGGTTCGATAACCGAAGGGGAGGCAACAGGATCTATTTGGCGCAAAGAGAAGGGCTCAACTGGATCAATACGGATCTTTCAGGTTCTGTAGGGGGAGACGCTTCCTTTGGCCGCTCTGTTGTCGATTCCGACGGCCTCTTTATTTTCTGGCAGACCACAACCGCTCAGGGCAGCGCCAGGATCTATTCGCTGCTTCCTGATACTTCCGTAAATCCTGTGCGCATTACCGCAGGGAATTTTACGCCCGGGCGCAGGACCCGAGGAGAAAGGGCGAGATTCTCCTGGAATGTTCCTGTTGATTCTTCGGGTATTTCCGGTTTTGCCTATGCCTGGAGCAAAGATGAAGATGTTGTCCCAAATAAAAATATCATGGTTTACAATACCAGAGATTCAGCAGCCACCAGTGCAGAAACTGTTGCAGATGATGACGGAAGCTGGTATTTCACCATCATAGCCCAGGACTATGCGGGCAACTGGTCGCCCCCTTCGCGGATAGAATATATACGGGATACGATTCCTCCTCCTGCCGCAGCGATTATACAGCCCGATCTGGACGAAAACGGCTTCCTGCTGTCTAACACTTTTACGCTTAACTGGAATGTTCCTCCCGCGTCTGATATTGCAGGGTATACCTGGGATCTTCAATACCTGGGATCTTCCGCCCAATTCAGCTCCATGGATAATGGGATCTTCCAGGCTGCTGCCAGCGAACTCTATCCCGGGAGCAGGGCGGCGGCACCCAGGGTTCAGGGCACAGGGACTTCTGTTTCCTATACCAATCAGGACGATGGGGTTTGGCTCTTCACTGTCCGGGCAATTGATGAAGTGGGGAATGTTGGCCCTCACTCAAGCATATATTTCAGAACCGATAAATATGTGCCCCATACCTACATAACCTGGGTTGACGCCAGCCAGGACGAGCAGGGCATACTGGATCTCAGGATTATGGGCAGGGGCTTTGCCGACGGCGGCAGCGTGATCCGGGTCTTCCTGGACAAAGACGGGCAGGAACCTTACGACAGGGAATTTTATTTACGCAACGACGATTATAGGATTGCGTCGGACAGGGAAATAAACGGCCTCCGCATCGAAGATATCGAAGAAGGCAATTACAGGGTAGGGGTAGAACATCCCGTGCGGGGCCTTTATATAACAGGCCCAATGGTAGCAATAAACGAAACCGGTACCGTCAAATTCGGCGATTATGGAAGTATCTGGCAGCCTTCATGGTTGCTGCGTCATGCCCGCCGTTTCATTTTTGATACTGCCTGGTTTGTAGTTATAGCAATACTGGTTTTGTGCGGTCTGGGGATTTTGGTTGTTATCCGGGGTATAGGCAATGTTGTAGCCGAAAGCGCCGTTATACGCCTGGATGCCGCCGCCCTTATTACAGGAGATTTTATGCCATCGGAAAAGAAAAAACGGCTTGCCCGGATCAAGCGGCGGGGCATAGGCCTCCGCTTTAAAATGGCTTCCTTTACGGTTGCCCTGGTAATGCTGGTAGTAGTAATGGTGTCGGCTCCCCTTTACGTCATGATGACCCGGACTCAGCGCGATACACTGCTCCAGGGACTTTGGGATCGTTCAACAGTTCTTCTCGAAGGGCTTGCTACCAATACCCGGGCCTATCTCCCTATGGGGAATATTCTGGAATTGGGCTTCCTGCCTGCCCAGATGAGCGCCATTCCCGAAGCCCGGTATGTTACCATTACCGGCTACAATCCTGATACTACTATTTTTGATGACGCGGTCTGGGCCACCAATGATACGGATATCCTTGCCAAGGTCGATACGGTCGAATTCCAGCCCGGAGTTTCGCGGATCACGGATGAAATTACTCCCCGGCTGCAGGGAATCGCCGATGAACTGAACGATCAGGCGCGGTCTGCGGTAGGAGATCTTTCCGCCACTATCGCGAGTTTTAACCAGGAAGCCAGATCCATTGCCACCAACCTGGACGCAGCCAGCCAGCAGCGCCTGGAAGATATTCAGGTTACTACCCGAAGCCTTGAAGCGCAGCTTACCGAAAGGCTCTCGGAAATTGGCCGGCAAATCAGGTCTGAACCGGAATTCTCGACGGACAATTTCACGGCGGATAAAAGTCGTGTCTACGTCTTTTTTAAACCGGTTATGTACCGGCAAGGCACGGAGGATACTTACTTCCGGGGACTCATAAGGCTTGAAGTTTCCATAGATTCCATACTGGAAGATATTGCCGAAGGCCAGCAGGATCTTTTGCGTATCATCATCGTGGTTGCCCTGGCAGCCATTGCCATAGGGGCTGTGGGCGCTCTCGTGCTTTCAACCCTTATCATCCATCCTATAAGGCGGCTTGTGAGCCATGTAGAGGTGATACGCGATACTGAGGATAAGGCGGATCTTGAAGGCGTGGACATACATATCAAAACCCACGACGAGATTGCCGTTTTGGGAAACACCATCAACGACATGACCCACGGCCTGGTAAAAGCCGCTGCTGCTGCCTCGGATCTTTCCATAGGCAAGGAAATCCAGAAAAAGTTCATACCCCTTGATCTCGATAAGGAAGGGAACAAGCTGAGCACAGGCTATAAAAAAAGCGAGAACGCTCACTTCTTTGGATATTACGAAGGCGCAAAGGGCGTGTCAGGCGACTATTTCGATTATCAGGATCTGGACGGCCGCTATTACGCTGTTATCAAGTGCGACGTTGCAGGCAAAGGCATCCCTGCGGCACTCATCATGATCCAGGTAGCCACCATGTTCCTCAACTACTTCAAGCAGTGGAAGCCCACAGAGAAGGGCATGCACATTGAGGACGTGGTTTACCAGATAAACGAGTTCATCGAGACCCTGGCTTTCAAAGGGCGTTTTGCCGCCTTTACCCTCTGCCTCTTCGACTCCCAGACAGGTAAAGTGCGCTTCTGCAACGCCGGCGACAATATCATCCACCTCTTCGACGCCTCGGAGGGCTGCATGAAAACCCTGACCCTCCCGGAGACGCCTGCCACCGGCGTACTCCCCAACTTCATGGTCGAATCCAAAGGCGGCTATTCAGTTCAGACCATGACCCTCGATCACGGCGACATACTCCTGCTCTATACCGACGGTATTGAAGAAGCGAAGCGCAAATTCCGCAACTCTGCCTTCGAAGACATTATTTGTACCGAAGGAGGCGCCCCCAACGACACGCCCCACGAAAACCACGTAGTAGGCCAGGGCGATGAAGAAATGGGTCCCGACCGGGTTCTGGCCATCATCAATGCAGTGATGAACAAGGGAACCTATACCCTCCACAAATGGCACAACCCCGAAGGGGATGCAACAGATCTAAACTTCGATTTTACTTCCTGTGACGGCAAGGTCGAAGAAGTGATCATGGCCATGGTATCAGTTGAAAAAATGTTCCGCTGCTATAAAGATCCAAAAGCCACTGCGGATAACAGGGTTCTGGTGGACAAGAAGATAGACGACTTCCTCAAGGAACACTTCCTCCAGTACCGCAGCTATTGTTCCTTTACCCGGGAGAACCCTGGCAATGATGCGTATATGTATTATACTAATGTCAAAGAGGACGATCAGTACGACGACCTCACCATATTGGGAATCAAGCGCAAATAG
- a CDS encoding helix-turn-helix domain-containing protein, translating to MKVHETGVLQASNIYFHTPSEANRNLFLVPSTCGHYFCTDSYQVARENYGNFLLLFVKNGKGFIYVKNRRVVLSKNDAFLLDCYHYHRYGTLAGASLEMVWVHFDGAMARRYFNAITQGANCAVLSPRNPQSLYSNLYSIYEQFHKNKAANDILNNRCIINILTEFLLDSSPIEDQKSILWTDLLAYIAENVQNSLKLKDLAERVSLSPYYFTRQFKKETGYTPHQYVLLARINTAKHFLKGSYLTIKEIAFACGFPSESGFCIAFKHATGTSPLVYRDSTVSDQTNLQE from the coding sequence ATGAAGGTACATGAAACCGGCGTATTGCAGGCATCCAATATTTACTTTCACACTCCAAGCGAAGCGAACCGAAACTTATTCCTGGTTCCGTCCACGTGCGGGCACTATTTCTGTACAGACAGCTACCAGGTTGCCAGGGAAAATTACGGCAATTTTTTATTGCTCTTTGTCAAAAACGGAAAGGGCTTTATCTATGTAAAAAATCGCAGGGTTGTACTTTCCAAAAATGACGCTTTTTTGCTGGATTGTTATCACTATCATCGGTATGGTACTTTAGCCGGAGCGTCTTTGGAAATGGTCTGGGTGCATTTTGACGGCGCTATGGCCCGTAGGTATTTTAACGCCATCACCCAGGGCGCCAACTGTGCTGTGCTTAGTCCCCGGAATCCGCAGAGTTTGTACAGCAATCTATATAGCATTTATGAGCAGTTTCACAAAAACAAGGCCGCCAATGATATATTGAACAATAGATGCATTATAAACATATTGACGGAATTTTTATTGGACAGTTCGCCTATTGAGGATCAAAAAAGCATTCTTTGGACGGATCTGCTTGCCTATATCGCTGAAAATGTTCAAAATTCGCTGAAACTGAAAGATCTTGCGGAGCGGGTATCGTTATCGCCTTATTATTTTACCCGGCAGTTTAAAAAGGAAACCGGTTATACTCCCCACCAATATGTTCTGCTTGCCCGGATCAACACGGCAAAACATTTTCTCAAGGGTTCCTATCTCACTATTAAGGAAATTGCCTTTGCCTGCGGATTTCCCAGCGAATCCGGTTTCTGTATCGCCTTTAAGCATGCCACGGGAACATCGCCTCTTGTATATCGGGACAGTACTGTTTCGGACCAAACTAATCTGCAGGAATAG
- a CDS encoding sugar ABC transporter substrate-binding protein yields MKKAFLCLLAGLLLAGMVSAGGQKAAGGSSGTIRVGATLQDLGNVYFVDIAKGLEDQAKKLGWQLTIADGKSDAQSQINSIENFITDGVNAIIIAPYDSAALVPYVARAKEKGIRVICVTQPVNGYDAWLGLPEKEYGLAGGTLAGKWIVDHFPKNAPVEVGIISYPEMETIIDRGEGLKEGILKLAPNAKIVNEQSAATPERGEQATSAMLQANPNIKVIACINDSGALGALNAVQAARKATDDFCIVGLDATEEAIARIKEGTVLRATVDIAPVQTGRDTIDLVARVLKDGPVTQPQIIGMVPVDASNIAKY; encoded by the coding sequence ATGAAAAAAGCATTTTTATGTCTGTTGGCAGGTCTTTTGCTTGCCGGCATGGTCAGCGCAGGCGGCCAGAAGGCTGCGGGCGGATCATCGGGGACTATCCGGGTCGGCGCTACCCTGCAGGATTTGGGCAATGTGTATTTTGTTGACATTGCCAAGGGTTTGGAGGATCAGGCGAAGAAGCTCGGCTGGCAGCTGACGATTGCCGACGGAAAATCCGATGCCCAGTCCCAGATCAACTCCATCGAAAATTTTATTACCGATGGCGTGAACGCGATCATTATTGCGCCTTATGACAGCGCGGCTTTGGTGCCCTATGTGGCGCGGGCCAAGGAAAAAGGCATCAGGGTGATCTGCGTTACCCAGCCGGTAAACGGTTATGACGCGTGGCTGGGTCTGCCGGAAAAAGAGTACGGTCTGGCAGGCGGGACCCTGGCAGGAAAATGGATCGTGGATCATTTCCCCAAGAATGCGCCGGTTGAGGTAGGAATCATTTCCTATCCCGAAATGGAAACCATCATAGATCGCGGCGAGGGCCTAAAGGAAGGGATTCTGAAACTGGCGCCCAATGCCAAGATTGTAAACGAGCAGTCTGCGGCTACCCCTGAACGGGGCGAGCAGGCTACATCGGCCATGCTTCAGGCTAATCCGAACATTAAAGTAATTGCCTGCATCAACGACTCCGGCGCTCTGGGCGCCCTCAATGCCGTACAGGCGGCGCGGAAAGCCACCGATGATTTCTGTATTGTCGGCCTCGACGCCACGGAAGAAGCGATTGCCCGCATTAAGGAAGGAACCGTCCTCAGGGCTACGGTGGATATTGCCCCGGTGCAAACCGGCAGGGATACTATCGATCTGGTTGCCAGGGTTCTTAAAGACGGACCGGTTACCCAGCCGCAAATAATAGGCATGGTTCCCGTGGATGCGTCAAACATTGCCAAATATTAA